The following coding sequences lie in one Arabidopsis thaliana chromosome 3, partial sequence genomic window:
- a CDS encoding uncharacterized protein (unknown protein; FUNCTIONS IN: molecular_function unknown; INVOLVED IN: biological_process unknown; LOCATED IN: plasma membrane; BEST Arabidopsis thaliana protein match is: unknown protein (TAIR:AT2G44010.1); Has 20 Blast hits to 20 proteins in 7 species: Archae - 0; Bacteria - 0; Metazoa - 0; Fungi - 0; Plants - 20; Viruses - 0; Other Eukaryotes - 0 (source: NCBI BLink).): MDGLIPMAFKAMRKNRTRKRYECLSSSAGTTKDSYDDSDFFPFAAKSDHSVVSRPSSSFDHIEMNNVDVQQRHHRGWSVGDFSSMSCREGKRSGVDGGDIGFSPSRRGQLVRNRSHRLFSCVSGE, translated from the coding sequence atggATGGTTTGATTCCAATGGCGTTTAAGGCTATGAGGAAAAACAGGACCCGAAAGCGTTACGAGTGTCTCTCTTCCTCCGCCGGCACGACTAAAGACTCCTACGACGATTCCGACTTCTTCCCCTTCGCCGCTAAATCCGATCACTCCGTTGTATCTCGACCTTCGTCGTCTTTTGATCATATAGAGATGAATAACGTTGATGTTCAACAACGTCACCACCGTGGATGGTCAGTGGGAGATTTCTCATCCATGTCTTGTCGGGAAGGAAAAAGATCTGGTGTCGACGGCGGAGATATCGGTTTTTCTCCGTCGCGGCGAGGACAACTTGTGAGGAATAGAAGCCATAGATTGTTCTCTTGTGTCTCAGGTGAATGA
- a CDS encoding Dihydrodipicolinate reductase, bacterial/plant (Dihydrodipicolinate reductase, bacterial/plant; FUNCTIONS IN: dihydrodipicolinate reductase activity; INVOLVED IN: oxidation reduction, lysine biosynthetic process via diaminopimelate, diaminopimelate biosynthetic process, metabolic process; LOCATED IN: chloroplast, cytoplasm; CONTAINS InterPro DOMAIN/s: Dihydrodipicolinate reductase, C-terminal (InterPro:IPR022663), NAD(P)-binding domain (InterPro:IPR016040), Dihydrodipicolinate reductase, plant (InterPro:IPR011859), Dihydrodipicolinate reductase, bacterial/plant (InterPro:IPR011770), Dihydrodipicolinate reductase, N-terminal (InterPro:IPR000846); BEST Arabidopsis thaliana protein match is: Dihydrodipicolinate reductase, bacterial/plant (TAIR:AT2G44040.1); Has 3156 Blast hits to 3155 proteins in 1309 species: Archae - 122; Bacteria - 2584; Metazoa - 2; Fungi - 0; Plants - 77; Viruses - 0; Other Eukaryotes - 371 (source: NCBI BLink).), which translates to MAANGLMAASSVFLHRPVHPHFSFSSRTNQMVPLGFKGRVSFIGNVKRCFPVVLSMGKSETFEEAGNSVAPGNGISIMVNGCSGKMGKAVIKAADSAGVNIVPTSFGSVEEAGQTVEVCGKEILVHGPTEREKVLSSVFEKYPELIVVDYTIPSAVNDNAELYGKVGVPFVMGTTGGDRTRLYKTVEESKIYAVISPQMGKQVVAFLAAMEIMSEQFPGAFAGYSLEVMESHQASKLDASGTAKAVISCFQKLGVSYDMDQIQLIRDPKQQIEVVGVPEEHVSGHAFHLYHLTSPDKTVSFEFQHNVCGRSIYAEGTVDAVLFLAKKIRSKAEKRIYNMIDVLREGNMR; encoded by the exons ATGGCGGCGAATGG GCTAATGGCGGCATCTAGTGTGTTTCTCCACCGTCCTGTACATCCCCATTTCTCGTTCTCTTCTAGAACGAATCAAATGGTTCCACTCGGCTTCAAAGGCCGTGTTAGTTTCATCGGCAATGTGAAACGCTGTTTTCCGGTGGTATTGTCAATGGGAAAGTCGGAGACTTTCGAGGAAGCTGGAAATTCCGTTGCGCCTGGTAACGGCATATCGATCATG GTGAATGGATGCAGTGGTAAAATGGGGAAAGCTGTCATCAAAGCGGCAGATTCTGCTGGAGTGAATATTGTTCCTACATCATTTGGGTCTGTTGAAGAGGCTGGCCAGACTGTTGAGGTCTGTGGAAAGGAGATTCTTGTGCATGGTCCTACTGAAAGAGAAAAGGTGCTGTCTTCAGTGTTTGAGAAGTATCCTGAACTAATTGTTGTGGACTACACAATTCCCTCTGCAGTAAATG ATAATGCAGAGCTGTATGGCAAAGTAGGAGTTCCGTTCGTAATGGGAACAACTGGAGGAGACAGGACAAGATTGTATAAAACTGTCGAGGAATCAAAGATTTATGCTGTGATTTCTCCACAGATGGGTAAACAG GTTGTTGCGTTTCTTGCAGCAATGGAGATCATGTCTGAGCAGTTTCCTGGTGCATTTGCTGGTTATTCCTTAGAG GTGATGGAGTCTCATCAAGCTAGCAAATTGGATGCATCTGGTACTGCAAAAGCTGTTATTTCTTGCTTTCAGAAATTAGGCGTGTCTTACGACATGGACCAG ATACAATTAATTCGAGATCCTAAGCAGCAGATTGAGGTGGTGGGTGTTCCAGAGGAGCATGTCTCGGGTCATGCTTTCCATCTTTATCACTTGACATCACCAGATAAAAC tgTGTCCTTTGAGTTCCAGCACAATGTTTGCGGAAGATCAATATATGCTGAGGGTACTGTTGATGCAGTGCTATTCCTTGCCAAAAAG ATCCGGTCTAAAGCAGAGAAGAGGATCTATAACATGATTGATGTCTTGAGAGAGGGAAACATGCGTTGA
- a CDS encoding Dihydrodipicolinate reductase, bacterial/plant (Dihydrodipicolinate reductase, bacterial/plant; FUNCTIONS IN: dihydrodipicolinate reductase activity; INVOLVED IN: oxidation reduction, lysine biosynthetic process via diaminopimelate, diaminopimelate biosynthetic process, metabolic process; LOCATED IN: chloroplast, cytoplasm; CONTAINS InterPro DOMAIN/s: Dihydrodipicolinate reductase, C-terminal (InterPro:IPR022663), NAD(P)-binding domain (InterPro:IPR016040), Dihydrodipicolinate reductase, plant (InterPro:IPR011859), Dihydrodipicolinate reductase, bacterial/plant (InterPro:IPR011770), Dihydrodipicolinate reductase, N-terminal (InterPro:IPR000846); BEST Arabidopsis thaliana protein match is: Dihydrodipicolinate reductase, bacterial/plant (TAIR:AT2G44040.1); Has 35333 Blast hits to 34131 proteins in 2444 species: Archae - 798; Bacteria - 22429; Metazoa - 974; Fungi - 991; Plants - 531; Viruses - 0; Other Eukaryotes - 9610 (source: NCBI BLink).), protein MAASSVFLHRPVHPHFSFSSRTNQMVPLGFKGRVSFIGNVKRCFPVVLSMGKSETFEEAGNSVAPGNGISIMVNGCSGKMGKAVIKAADSAGVNIVPTSFGSVEEAGQTVEVCGKEILVHGPTEREKVLSSVFEKYPELIVVDYTIPSAVNDNAELYGKVGVPFVMGTTGGDRTRLYKTVEESKIYAVISPQMGKQVVAFLAAMEIMSEQFPGAFAGYSLEVMESHQASKLDASGTAKAVISCFQKLGVSYDMDQIQLIRDPKQQIEVVGVPEEHVSGHAFHLYHLTSPDKTVSFEFQHNVCGRSIYAEGTVDAVLFLAKKIRSKAEKRIYNMIDVLREGNMR, encoded by the exons ATGGCGGCATCTAGTGTGTTTCTCCACCGTCCTGTACATCCCCATTTCTCGTTCTCTTCTAGAACGAATCAAATGGTTCCACTCGGCTTCAAAGGCCGTGTTAGTTTCATCGGCAATGTGAAACGCTGTTTTCCGGTGGTATTGTCAATGGGAAAGTCGGAGACTTTCGAGGAAGCTGGAAATTCCGTTGCGCCTGGTAACGGCATATCGATCATG GTGAATGGATGCAGTGGTAAAATGGGGAAAGCTGTCATCAAAGCGGCAGATTCTGCTGGAGTGAATATTGTTCCTACATCATTTGGGTCTGTTGAAGAGGCTGGCCAGACTGTTGAGGTCTGTGGAAAGGAGATTCTTGTGCATGGTCCTACTGAAAGAGAAAAGGTGCTGTCTTCAGTGTTTGAGAAGTATCCTGAACTAATTGTTGTGGACTACACAATTCCCTCTGCAGTAAATG ATAATGCAGAGCTGTATGGCAAAGTAGGAGTTCCGTTCGTAATGGGAACAACTGGAGGAGACAGGACAAGATTGTATAAAACTGTCGAGGAATCAAAGATTTATGCTGTGATTTCTCCACAGATGGGTAAACAG GTTGTTGCGTTTCTTGCAGCAATGGAGATCATGTCTGAGCAGTTTCCTGGTGCATTTGCTGGTTATTCCTTAGAG GTGATGGAGTCTCATCAAGCTAGCAAATTGGATGCATCTGGTACTGCAAAAGCTGTTATTTCTTGCTTTCAGAAATTAGGCGTGTCTTACGACATGGACCAG ATACAATTAATTCGAGATCCTAAGCAGCAGATTGAGGTGGTGGGTGTTCCAGAGGAGCATGTCTCGGGTCATGCTTTCCATCTTTATCACTTGACATCACCAGATAAAAC tgTGTCCTTTGAGTTCCAGCACAATGTTTGCGGAAGATCAATATATGCTGAGGGTACTGTTGATGCAGTGCTATTCCTTGCCAAAAAG ATCCGGTCTAAAGCAGAGAAGAGGATCTATAACATGATTGATGTCTTGAGAGAGGGAAACATGCGTTGA
- the ARGOS gene encoding auxin-regulated gene involved in organ size (AUXIN-REGULATED GENE INVOLVED IN ORGAN SIZE (ARGOS); BEST Arabidopsis thaliana protein match is: ARGOS-like (TAIR:AT2G44080.1); Has 87 Blast hits to 87 proteins in 11 species: Archae - 0; Bacteria - 0; Metazoa - 0; Fungi - 0; Plants - 87; Viruses - 0; Other Eukaryotes - 0 (source: NCBI BLink).), whose amino-acid sequence MIREISNLQKDIINIQDSYSNNRVMDVGRNNRKNMSFRSSPEKSKQELRRSFSAQKRMMIPANYFSLESLFLLVGLTASLLILPLVLPPLPPPPFMLLLVPIGIMVLLVVLAFMPSSHSNANTDVTCNFM is encoded by the coding sequence ATGATTCGAGAAATCTCAAACTTacaaaaagatattataaACATTCAAGACAGTTATTCGAACAACCGAGTCATGGACGTCGGAAGAAACAACCGGAAAAACATGAGCTTTCGAAGTTCGCCGGAGAAAAGCAAGCAAGAGTTACGGCGGAGTTTCTCGGCGCAGAAAAGGATGATGATCCCGGCGAATTATTTCAGTTTAGAGTCTCTGTTCCTATTGGTTGGTCTAACGGCATCTCTGTTAATACTTCCGTTAGTTTTGCCGCCGTTACCTCCGCCTCCGTTTATGCTGCTATTGGTTCCCATTGGGATTATGGTTTTACTCGTCGTTCTTGCCTTCATGCCTTCTTCTCATTCTAATGCTAATACAGATGTAACTTGCAATTTCATGTAA
- a CDS encoding Ankyrin repeat family protein (Ankyrin repeat family protein; CONTAINS InterPro DOMAIN/s: Ankyrin repeat-containing domain (InterPro:IPR020683); BEST Arabidopsis thaliana protein match is: Ankyrin repeat family protein (TAIR:AT2G44090.2); Has 71 Blast hits to 71 proteins in 16 species: Archae - 0; Bacteria - 2; Metazoa - 0; Fungi - 0; Plants - 66; Viruses - 0; Other Eukaryotes - 3 (source: NCBI BLink).) — MEKEGVCDTINLSDQMYPDEPFCSEMKTETIASSQKFEGGEGSKVVFSREAPLIGKDSAGTNSGECCGCSAKKLNFKGDDDLVEKENIEQQKKLNRQERIELGRLFQGAVTSLDWELAERLIQLADPQTLNDLLCVGLDSVWFLSTKPEFQGITGLIKKIICHGAHDFTRATLRTSFLASCVSACQSRTMSLSDTVTVMAQRLHERLQECNGDEILKAEAGAKVQKFTEWALKCIGFHSRCQGAKDRVSQNSAAEIELQLSAFKMFLDLAGNHLSGRDFTEAFDAACFPLTLFSNSFDPGWASGMSATVIQGLLGMLVEGGADNVNQCFLEASRFGSTELVRVLLQIAQRNSLDVDVDLALGFASHYCKIGTMKCLVEEGNAIAFLGPLMRAAERGCMQVVQWFVKRGCRDMELCLALTAATSSCQVEVAAYLLPRVPPPVLTALSIEILKAAGERSGGSLQGVEFLLKSDFLGDSTATYSVADSIARSSEDESVPSDLKSFLQEHWSESAFEKGMRESHDDFMNFMRVLKKGESAISLRDLPAPLRVAIAYMPLYRECMKADGRLLSQRLRGQLVEAVRQLQGCAVAVVEVSQTRNLMAVLEHHLTAIFD, encoded by the exons ATGGAGAAAGAAGGTGTGTGTGATACCATTAATTTAAGTGATCAGATGTACCCTGATGAGCCTTTCTGTTCCGAGATGAAAACTGAAACCATTGCTTCATCTCAGAAATTTGAAGGAGGCGAGGGGAGTAAAGTGGTTTTTTCGAGAGAGGCACCTTTAATAGGAAAGGATTCAGCTGGAACTAATTCGGGAGAATGCTGTGGTTGTAGTGCtaagaaactaaattttaaaggGGATGATGATCTCGTTGAGAAGGAAAATATTGAGCAGCAGAAAAAGCTTAATAGGCAAGAAAGAATTGAGTTGGGACGGCTCTTCCAAGGCGCTGTTACCTCACTGGATTGGGAACTTGCTGAGAGATTGATTCAGTTGGCTGATCCTCAGACTTTAAATGATTTGTTGTGTGTTGGTCTAGATTCAGTTTGGTTCTTGAGTACAAAGCCTGAGTTTCAGGGGATCACCGGATTGATTAAGAAGATCATATGTCATGGTGCTCATGACTTTACTAGAGCTACTCTTAGGACTTCGTTTCTCGCTTCTTGTGTCTCTGCTTGCCAGAGCCGGACAATGAGTCTTTCTGATACAGTAACTGTTATGGCTCAAAG GTTGCATGAGCGTCTCCAAGAGTGCAACGGGGATGAGATTCTAAAAGCAGAGGCTGGTGCCAAAGTTCAGAAGTTCACTGAATGGGCTCTCAAATGTATAGGTTTCCACTCCCGATGCCAGGGGGCAAAGGATAGAGTTAGCCAAAATTCGGCTGCTGAAATTGAACTACAACTTTCTGCTTTCAAGATGTTCTTAGATCTAGCAGGAAACCATCTCTCAGGAAGAGACTTCACTGAGGCCTTTGATGCAGCTTGTTTCCCGCTCACTCTGTTCTCCAACTCGTTTGATCCTGGCTGGGCATCTGGGATGTCAGCTACTGTTATACAGGGACTGCTCGGTATGCTTGTTGAAGGTGGCGCAGATAATGTGAACCAATGTTTCCTTGAAGCTTCACGTTTTGGTAGTACAGAACTTGTCCGCGTCTTATTGCAG ATTGCCCAAAGGAACAGCTTAGATGTTGATGTGGACTTAGCTCTTGGTTTTGCCTCGCATTATTGTAAAATCGGAACAATGAAGTGCCTAGTGGAAGAAGGTAATGCCATTGCCTTCTTGGGTCCCTTAATGAGAGCAGCAGAGAGAGGTTGCATGCAAGTTGTTCAATGGTTTGTGAAAAGAGGTTGCCGTGACATGGAGCTTTGCTTGGCTCTAACAGCGGCCACTTCAAGTTGCCAAGTCGAGGTAGCTGCTTATCTCCTCCCTCGTGTTCCACCACCTGTCTTAACCGCTCTCAGCATCGAAATCCTCAAAGCAGCAGGAGAAAGAAGCGGAGGGTCTCTCCAAGGAGTAGAGTTTCTTCTCAAATCAGACTTCTTAGGAGATTCCACGGCTACATACTCAGTGGCAGACAGCATCGCAAGGTCATCAGAAGACGAATCCGTTCCTTCAGATCTAAAATCGTTTCTCCAAGAACACTGGTCGGAGTCAGCTTTTGAGAAAGGAATGAGAGAAAGCCATGACGATTTCATGAATTTCATGAGAGTTTTGAAAAAAGGGGAGTCAGCGATATCCTTAAGAGACCTTCCTGCACCGCTAAGAGTAGCAATAGCGTACATGCCGCTGTACAGAGAGTGCATGAAAGCGGACGGTCGGTTACTGTCTCAGAGGCTAAGAGGACAGCTTGTAGAAGCAGTGAGACAGCTTCAAGGCTGTGCTGTTGCAGTTGTGGAAGTAAGCCAGACTCGTAACCTTATGGCGGTTTTGGAGCATCACCTTACCGCCATTTTCGATTGA
- the GDI2 gene encoding RAB GDP dissociation inhibitor 2 (RAB GDP dissociation inhibitor 2 (GDI2); FUNCTIONS IN: RAB GDP-dissociation inhibitor activity; INVOLVED IN: regulation of GTPase activity, protein transport; LOCATED IN: cellular_component unknown; EXPRESSED IN: 25 plant structures; EXPRESSED DURING: 15 growth stages; CONTAINS InterPro DOMAIN/s: Rab GTPase activator (InterPro:IPR002005), GDP dissociation inhibitor (InterPro:IPR018203), Rab GDI protein (InterPro:IPR000806); BEST Arabidopsis thaliana protein match is: guanosine nucleotide diphosphate dissociation inhibitor 1 (TAIR:AT2G44100.1); Has 1316 Blast hits to 1212 proteins in 257 species: Archae - 2; Bacteria - 2; Metazoa - 653; Fungi - 287; Plants - 181; Viruses - 0; Other Eukaryotes - 191 (source: NCBI BLink).), with protein sequence MDEEYEVIVLGTGLKECILSGLLSVDGVKVLHMDRNDYYGGESTSLNLNQLWKKFRGEEKAPEHLGASRDYNVDMMPKFMMGNGKLVRTLIHTDVTKYLSFKAVDGSYVFVKGKVQKVPATPMEALKSSLMGIFEKRRAGKFFSFVQEYDEKDPKTHDGMDLTRVTTKELIAKYGLDGNTIDFIGHAVALHTNDQHLDQPAFDTVMRMKLYAESLARFQGTSPYIYPLYGLGELPQAFARLSAVYGGTYMLNKPECKVEFDEGGKVIGVTSEGETAKCKKIVCDPSYLPNKVRKIGRVARAIAIMSHPIPNTNDSHSVQVIIPQKQLARKSDMYVFCCSYSHNVAPKGKFIAFVSTDAETDNPQTELKPGTDLLGPVDEIFFDMYDRYEPVNEPELDNCFISTSYDATTHFETTVADVLNMYTLITGKQLDLSVDLSAASAAEE encoded by the exons ATGGATGAAGAGTACGAGGTTATTGTTCTCGGCACCGGTCTCAAGGAGTGTATCCTCAGCGGTCTCCTTTCCGTCGATGGTGTCAAG GTGCTTCACATGGACAGGAATGACTACTATGGTGGAGAATCAACTTCCCTTAATCTCAATCAGCTTTGGAAGAAGTTCAGGGGAGAAGAGAAGGCTCCTGAGCATTTAGGCGCTAGCCGGGATTACAATGTTGACATGATGCCTAAG TTTATGATGGGAAATGGCAAGCTTGTTCGTACCCTTATTCATACAGATGTTACAAAGTATTTGTCCTTCAAAGCTGTTGATGGAAGCTATGTTTTCGTCAAAGGAAAG GTTCAAAAGGTGCCAGCTACTCCTATGGAGGCCCTGAAATCTTCTCTCATGGGCATATTTGAGAAACGTCGAGCCGGCaagtttttcagttttgttcaAGAATACGATGAGAAGGACCCAAAAACACACGATGGAATGGATTTGACCAGAGTTACAACAAAGGAACTGATTGC GAAATATGGTCTTGATGGCAACACTATTGACTTTATTGGTCACGCAGTGGCACTTCACACGAATGACCAACATCTCGACCAACCCGCCTTTGATACTGTAATGAGAATGAAG CTCTATGCGGAATCTCTTGCACGTTTCCAAGGAACATCTCCATATATTTATCCTCTCTATGGGTTGGGAGAACTACCCCAG GCATTTGCACGACTTAGTGCTGTCTATGGTGGCACATATATGTTGAACAAACCTGAGTGCAAG GTAGAGTTTGACGAGGGAGGTAAGGTTATTGGTGTAACATCTGAGGGAGAGACTGCTAAATGCAAAAAGATTGTGTGTGACCCTTCATACCTGCCGAACAAG GTTAGGAAGATTGGCAGGGTTGCTCGGGCCATCGCCATTATGAGCCACCCGATTCCGAACACCAATGATTCTCACTCAGTGCAGGTCATCATACCCCAGAAACAGTTGGCCCGCAAATCGGATAT GTATGTCTTCTGTTGTTCGTACTCCCACAACGTTGCTCCCAAGGGAAAATTCATTGCATTTGTGTCTACAGATGCAGAGACTGATAACCCTCAAACCGAACTAAAGCCTGGAACTGATCTTTTGGGTCCTGTTGATGAGATATTCTTCGACATGTATGATAGATACGAGCCTGTCAACGAGCCAGAGTTGGACAACTGCTTTATTTCAACG AGCTATGATGCTACAACACACTTTGAGACAACTGTTGCGGATGTGTTGAACATGTATACCCTAATCACCGGAAAG CAACTGGACCTAAGTGTTGACCTGAGTGCCGCAAGTGCTGCAGAGGAATGA
- a CDS encoding defensin-like protein (FUNCTIONS IN: molecular_function unknown; INVOLVED IN: biological_process unknown; LOCATED IN: endomembrane system; BEST Arabidopsis thaliana protein match is: Defensin-like (DEFL) family protein (TAIR:AT5G33355.1); Has 33 Blast hits to 33 proteins in 3 species: Archae - 0; Bacteria - 0; Metazoa - 0; Fungi - 0; Plants - 33; Viruses - 0; Other Eukaryotes - 0 (source: NCBI BLink).) produces MAKNLNSVSFTVLLLVLLVASTEILKSDAACFTFLGECGPEPFTGSNADCLACCVALYKSPPVCAGRVEGVPAHCHCYKS; encoded by the exons ATGGCAAAGAACCTCAACTCCGTTAGCTTCACCGTTCTCTTGCTGGTTCTTTTGGTGGCTTCCACCG AAATCCTGAAGAGCGATGCTGCATGCTTCACGTTCTTAGGCGAGTGCGGGCCGGAGCCGTTTACAGGTTCAAATGCTGATTGCTTAGCGTGTTGTGTAGCTCTCTACAAGAGTCCACCAGTTTGTGCTGGACGTGTTGAGGGAGTCCCGGCTCACTGCCATTGCTACAAATCGTAA